From a region of the Methanolobus tindarius DSM 2278 genome:
- a CDS encoding ABC transporter permease, producing the protein MRKSTYLKLATNILVHSKIRSWLTIIGIVIGVGSVVTIMALSDSMEADMEERLADLDLTLITVTPGYTQAMSGFRGGGGGFGSSTSSSDAELTDKDIMAIKLVENIGYIYGQIADSGLEVYFMGETADLSVTGVDPQVWQYTVTYELESGRLLEATDNNVVVIGYRIAHEMYDQEIGLNRLLAIEGRSYRVVGILAEGESDSAIIMPIDSAVDIIDDAETDVFDSIVVKADDVDNVETVVEDIEEKLMISRHVMNDDDRDFSVSDSLSMAESFSEMMASFTIFLGAIAGVSLVVGSVGIANTMFTSVLERTKEIGTMKAIGAKNSDIMMIFLFNSALVGFVGGVLGIVLSLILTSFFPYLGLPMTRSSTGMTVAPDLMLLGIGLAMFIGIISGIIPAYNASKMKPVDALRYE; encoded by the coding sequence ATGAGAAAAAGTACCTACCTAAAACTTGCTACTAATATCCTGGTACATAGTAAGATCAGAAGCTGGCTCACCATAATAGGTATTGTAATAGGCGTTGGATCAGTTGTTACCATCATGGCACTAAGTGACAGTATGGAAGCAGACATGGAAGAGAGATTAGCTGACCTGGATCTTACACTTATCACGGTGACCCCGGGTTACACGCAGGCAATGTCAGGTTTTAGAGGTGGAGGAGGTGGCTTTGGAAGCAGCACTTCATCCTCGGATGCAGAACTTACAGATAAGGATATAATGGCGATAAAGCTGGTAGAGAACATTGGTTACATCTATGGCCAGATAGCAGACAGTGGTCTGGAAGTCTACTTCATGGGTGAAACTGCAGACCTTTCTGTAACAGGAGTTGATCCTCAGGTCTGGCAATATACTGTGACTTATGAGCTGGAATCCGGAAGATTGCTTGAAGCCACCGATAATAACGTTGTAGTCATAGGTTACAGGATAGCTCATGAGATGTATGACCAGGAGATTGGCCTTAACCGCTTGCTTGCTATTGAAGGAAGGTCCTACAGAGTTGTAGGAATACTGGCAGAAGGGGAAAGTGATAGTGCTATCATTATGCCCATAGATTCTGCAGTAGATATCATCGATGATGCTGAAACGGACGTATTTGACAGTATTGTTGTAAAAGCTGATGATGTGGATAATGTTGAAACGGTTGTAGAGGACATCGAAGAGAAACTCATGATCTCAAGGCATGTTATGAACGATGATGACCGTGATTTCAGTGTTTCAGATTCATTATCAATGGCAGAATCCTTCAGTGAGATGATGGCATCGTTTACAATATTTTTGGGAGCCATAGCAGGTGTATCACTTGTAGTAGGTTCTGTGGGTATTGCAAATACAATGTTTACATCCGTACTGGAAAGGACAAAAGAAATAGGAACCATGAAGGCTATTGGTGCAAAAAATAGTGATATTATGATGATATTCCTCTTCAACTCCGCACTTGTGGGCTTTGTGGGAGGAGTACTTGGTATTGTTTTAAGTCTGATACTGACATCATTTTTCCCTTACCTCGGACTTCCAATGACACGTTCATCCACAGGAATGACAGTTGCTCCTGACCTGATGCTGCTTGGTATTGGTCTTGCAATGTTTATAGGAATTATTTCAGGAATTATACCTGCATATAATGCATCAAAAATGAAACCAGTGGACGCATTGAGGTACGAATAA
- a CDS encoding PAS domain-containing sensor histidine kinase — MDKSLEDLKKEAHTRLNELEKEETVKENPDENIQAILHELRVHQIELELQNEELKRSQEELVLQRESYYQLFHRAPIGYALLDENGMIRKANQLLCELIDLSQCENMCNPLSKYIVEEDRSAYMSRFKAFFKKPEDKTLELRFKGREGNILYMEMRGRKEIKEHFGFFSIYEQTPMILITFNDIAERKNAEKAIVNAMKAAEEANNTKSWFLANMSHELRTPLTSIIGFSEAMERGETGELNEEQRRYMGYIEESGKHLLNLINDLLDISKVEAGKMELSLEQVNMNELLKEIEHMVYPIASYKEINLNFKQEENNITFEGDMCKLKQIMLNLISNALKFTPEQGAVDVTGKSVDHKIEISIEDTGIGIPSECHEKIFDPFSQLNSSLSKDQKGTGLGLALVKKLVELHDGTIKLESEVSKGSKFTFSIPKTGKLFDEFE, encoded by the coding sequence ATGGATAAGAGCTTAGAGGATTTGAAAAAAGAAGCACACACACGACTTAACGAGCTGGAAAAGGAGGAAACCGTAAAAGAAAATCCTGATGAAAACATACAGGCAATCCTTCATGAACTACGTGTGCACCAGATAGAACTGGAACTTCAGAATGAGGAACTGAAAAGATCACAGGAGGAACTTGTTCTCCAGAGAGAGAGTTATTACCAATTGTTCCATCGGGCCCCCATTGGCTATGCACTACTGGATGAGAACGGAATGATCCGAAAGGCTAACCAGTTGCTTTGCGAGCTTATCGATCTTTCACAATGTGAGAATATGTGTAATCCCCTTTCAAAGTATATTGTAGAGGAAGACAGGTCTGCATATATGTCCCGTTTTAAGGCTTTTTTTAAAAAACCTGAAGATAAAACGCTGGAACTGCGTTTTAAAGGCAGGGAGGGAAATATACTTTACATGGAGATGAGAGGGAGAAAAGAGATCAAGGAACACTTTGGATTCTTCAGCATTTATGAACAAACTCCTATGATACTCATAACGTTCAATGACATAGCAGAGCGCAAAAATGCAGAAAAGGCTATTGTCAATGCAATGAAAGCAGCAGAGGAAGCAAACAATACTAAAAGCTGGTTCCTTGCAAATATGAGTCATGAGCTGCGAACGCCTCTTACTTCCATAATAGGATTTTCTGAAGCAATGGAAAGGGGAGAGACTGGCGAATTGAATGAAGAGCAAAGGCGCTATATGGGGTATATAGAAGAAAGTGGCAAACATCTGCTTAATCTTATAAATGACTTGCTTGATATTTCTAAAGTGGAAGCCGGAAAGATGGAACTTAGTCTCGAACAGGTCAATATGAACGAACTATTAAAAGAAATAGAACACATGGTATATCCTATAGCCTCGTACAAAGAGATTAATCTGAATTTTAAACAGGAAGAAAACAACATCACTTTTGAGGGGGATATGTGTAAGCTAAAACAAATTATGTTGAACCTCATTAGCAATGCCCTGAAATTTACTCCCGAGCAAGGAGCAGTAGATGTCACCGGGAAATCAGTTGATCATAAAATAGAGATATCGATAGAGGATACAGGTATCGGAATTCCATCTGAATGCCACGAAAAAATATTTGACCCTTTCTCACAGCTAAATTCTTCCTTAAGTAAAGACCAGAAAGGTACAGGCCTTGGTCTTGCTCTTGTAAAAAAATTAGTAGAACTACACGATGGCACAATTAAGCTTGAAAGCGAAGTTTCCAAAGGAAGTAAGTTTACATTTTCAATTCCAAAAACCGGTAAACTGTTTGATGAATTTGAATGA
- a CDS encoding DUF2111 domain-containing protein, whose protein sequence is MTCGEELNGSICLNICPDSTADDLEPIATAVHALIGIPTTIRSLNCKGIRMERGMIIDRDYTGPVLEEVMRINQSIRTVPKEGVYKGKSVMVAPIRTLGGDAIGAIGVVDLVAALDILVMFREYPGIIDEVEESRKRIQ, encoded by the coding sequence ATGACATGCGGTGAAGAATTAAATGGTTCGATTTGCCTGAACATATGCCCGGATTCCACGGCTGATGATCTGGAGCCCATAGCAACTGCTGTACACGCCCTGATAGGCATACCGACTACGATTCGCAGTCTCAATTGCAAGGGAATTCGTATGGAAAGAGGTATGATAATTGATAGAGACTACACAGGTCCGGTACTAGAAGAGGTCATGAGGATAAACCAGAGTATCAGGACAGTACCAAAAGAAGGTGTTTACAAGGGTAAGTCGGTCATGGTTGCTCCTATAAGAACACTCGGCGGGGATGCCATTGGTGCTATAGGTGTTGTTGATCTTGTTGCAGCCCTTGACATACTGGTGATGTTCAGGGAATATCCAGGTATAATTGACGAAGTGGAAGAATCAAGAAAAAGAATTCAGTAA
- a CDS encoding AIM24 family protein, with the protein MSRYSIDEFVKNTGQKDLGQGKFELERDRMLEVNLDGRVWIKRGSMVAYLGDVKFTREGVLEHGLGKMMKKAVTGEGVSLTKAEGAGKVYLADGGKKISILNLKGEAIYVNGNDLLAFEESINWDIKMMKKVAGMMAGGLFNVRLEGTGMVAITTHYDPLTLMVTPDRPVFTDPNATVAWSGNLQPDIKTDISLKTLVGRSSGESIQMAFKGQGFVVIQPYEEIPYVVPTA; encoded by the coding sequence ATATCAAGATATTCCATCGATGAGTTTGTAAAGAATACAGGTCAGAAAGATCTTGGACAGGGCAAGTTTGAACTTGAACGTGACAGGATGCTTGAAGTGAACCTTGATGGTCGTGTATGGATCAAAAGAGGTTCAATGGTTGCTTACCTTGGTGATGTAAAATTTACCCGCGAAGGTGTGCTGGAACATGGCCTTGGAAAGATGATGAAAAAAGCGGTTACCGGTGAGGGTGTTTCCCTTACAAAAGCCGAGGGTGCCGGTAAAGTTTACCTTGCAGACGGCGGTAAGAAAATATCCATACTCAACCTCAAAGGCGAGGCAATTTATGTGAATGGAAATGACCTTCTGGCTTTTGAAGAAAGTATCAACTGGGACATCAAAATGATGAAAAAGGTGGCTGGAATGATGGCCGGCGGACTTTTCAACGTAAGGCTTGAAGGAACCGGAATGGTTGCTATTACAACACACTACGACCCGTTGACATTGATGGTAACTCCTGACAGGCCAGTATTTACCGATCCGAATGCAACTGTTGCATGGTCAGGAAACCTGCAGCCTGATATAAAAACGGATATTTCCCTGAAAACACTGGTTGGAAGGTCAAGTGGTGAAAGTATACAGATGGCTTTCAAAGGACAGGGTTTTGTGGTAATCCAGCCTTATGAGGAAATTCCTTACGTAGTTCCAACTGCATGA
- a CDS encoding chemotaxis protein CheB produces the protein MNSVGITEGGFESSHYIVGIGASAGGLEAIEEVFNSMPSNTGMAFVIIQHLSPDYKSLMVELLSKRTKMEVLRAEEGMLVEPNKIYLIPPKNNLTIFHGKLLLSEHDNHRVPNFPIDIFLESLAEDQGNKAIGIILSGTGSDGMRGIKAIKEKGGMVMVQREDSAKFDGMPKSAISTGIVDYVLTTREMPEQLISFIEHPYASNPAETNVLLSDQKSMGKLFSLLRKKHKVDFTHYKMNTVVRRVERRMVVNHISEFRDYVGYLENNPQEITNLYKELLIGVTHFFRDKDAFDYIAQKSIIDIINKSGEKEIRIWVAGCSTGEEAYSLAIILKETMEMIGKHIYVKIFATDVDEDAILKAASGRYPEAIVSDVNPERLHKYFIATDNEFRISKEIREMIVFAKHDVLMDPPFPNIDLISCRNLLIYLQPVLQSRVLELFNYSLKPGGILFLGPSETTGDMSDNFEPMNHKWKIYRSRGKAKTLDIQKIRNITMDVSRAKNEYVPQTRTWKQTQDEKLLERIMDTIQDEYLPVTIIANESMEIVYTIGDTEGYFKVPSGKMVFTISRMASNDLSIPITTGLQKVFNTKEEVRYKNVKASIKGEKKKLDIEIKLLPSRNNQTPLAAIILKENIIPVQDQNPDQNEYDMEEIVEQRISDLEQELQFTRENLQATIEELETSNEELQATNEELFASNEELQATNEELQSVNEELHTVNSEFQAKIIELTELNQDMENLMANTQIGTLFLDENLEIRKYTTMIEKIFHLVDNDIGRPLEGIANKVVDIDLITIIKDVHENNRSYENEVHTKDDRWYFLKVLPYFISNDKYSGIVLTVIDITTLKKTQRTLEKKEMWQEEAASIAKVGGWEIDTSTMKTIWTEEVYRIHEVEPDFDHDVHNGIDFYHPDDRPIIENAVKNALEKGNPFDLKLRLITNKGKIKWVRAIGKAEKNENKIVRVYGAFQDITEQSNMISELENARNKYDVLYEMITSPAIVCNCESTGKCDIKEINCAAENIFSVKRENVVGNKLFELLPDKDGTLEELILSVKKNGLPSHIDSYTFDVENTNGKYEIYMYMLPNGEIVIIFYSID, from the coding sequence ATGAATTCGGTGGGTATTACAGAGGGTGGATTTGAATCTTCCCATTACATAGTAGGCATAGGAGCATCAGCAGGTGGCCTTGAAGCCATTGAAGAAGTATTCAACAGCATGCCTTCCAATACTGGAATGGCATTTGTGATAATACAACACCTTTCACCTGATTATAAGAGCCTGATGGTGGAACTACTATCTAAAAGGACAAAGATGGAAGTGTTAAGGGCAGAAGAAGGGATGCTTGTAGAACCAAACAAGATATATCTTATTCCTCCAAAAAACAATCTCACTATTTTTCACGGCAAACTACTCTTAAGCGAGCACGATAATCACAGGGTTCCGAATTTCCCAATTGACATATTTTTAGAATCGCTGGCTGAAGACCAGGGAAATAAAGCCATTGGCATAATCCTCTCAGGAACCGGCAGTGATGGTATGCGGGGAATAAAAGCCATCAAGGAAAAAGGTGGCATGGTGATGGTCCAGAGAGAAGATTCCGCTAAATTTGACGGTATGCCAAAGAGTGCCATATCTACTGGAATCGTAGACTACGTACTGACAACAAGGGAAATGCCTGAGCAACTCATCTCCTTTATTGAGCATCCCTATGCAAGCAACCCTGCAGAGACGAATGTACTTCTTTCAGATCAGAAAAGCATGGGCAAGCTCTTTTCCCTTTTAAGAAAAAAACACAAAGTTGACTTTACACATTATAAGATGAACACGGTTGTCAGAAGGGTAGAACGCAGAATGGTTGTAAACCATATTTCCGAATTCAGGGATTATGTGGGATATCTGGAAAACAATCCACAGGAGATAACAAATCTTTACAAGGAACTGCTTATAGGAGTAACTCATTTTTTCAGAGACAAAGATGCTTTTGATTACATAGCCCAGAAATCTATTATTGACATTATTAACAAGTCCGGCGAAAAAGAGATCCGCATCTGGGTGGCAGGATGCTCCACCGGTGAGGAGGCTTACAGCCTTGCAATTATCCTGAAAGAAACAATGGAAATGATTGGCAAACACATCTATGTTAAGATTTTTGCAACTGATGTTGACGAAGATGCAATTCTTAAAGCAGCCAGCGGTCGTTATCCTGAAGCAATAGTTTCTGACGTAAATCCTGAAAGACTCCACAAATATTTTATTGCAACTGATAATGAATTCCGTATAAGTAAAGAAATAAGGGAAATGATAGTTTTTGCAAAACACGATGTTCTTATGGATCCTCCTTTCCCGAATATTGATCTTATAAGCTGCAGGAACCTGCTCATATATCTCCAGCCTGTGCTTCAATCCAGAGTACTTGAACTTTTCAATTATTCACTAAAGCCCGGTGGAATACTATTCCTGGGACCCAGTGAAACCACAGGTGATATGTCTGATAACTTTGAGCCTATGAACCATAAATGGAAAATATATCGTTCAAGAGGAAAGGCAAAGACCCTTGATATCCAGAAGATCCGCAATATAACGATGGATGTTTCCAGAGCTAAAAATGAATACGTTCCGCAAACCAGAACATGGAAACAAACACAGGATGAAAAGTTGCTTGAAAGGATCATGGATACTATACAGGATGAATATCTTCCTGTGACCATCATAGCAAATGAAAGCATGGAGATCGTCTACACAATAGGCGACACAGAAGGATATTTCAAGGTCCCTTCCGGAAAAATGGTATTCACTATTTCAAGAATGGCATCAAATGACCTGTCCATACCTATTACCACTGGTCTTCAGAAAGTATTCAACACCAAAGAAGAAGTCAGATATAAAAATGTAAAGGCAAGCATAAAGGGAGAAAAAAAGAAACTCGATATTGAGATAAAACTCCTCCCTTCCCGAAATAACCAGACTCCTCTTGCTGCAATTATACTGAAGGAGAATATAATTCCTGTACAGGATCAAAACCCTGATCAAAATGAATATGATATGGAAGAGATCGTTGAGCAGCGTATATCAGACCTTGAACAGGAATTACAGTTTACCCGCGAGAACCTGCAGGCAACCATAGAGGAACTCGAAACATCAAATGAAGAGCTTCAGGCAACAAACGAGGAACTTTTTGCAAGTAACGAAGAACTTCAGGCTACAAACGAAGAACTTCAGTCTGTTAATGAAGAACTGCACACTGTAAATTCAGAGTTCCAGGCTAAGATAATAGAACTTACTGAACTAAATCAGGATATGGAGAATCTCATGGCAAATACTCAAATAGGAACATTATTCCTTGATGAGAATCTTGAGATCCGTAAATATACCACCATGATCGAAAAGATCTTCCACCTGGTAGACAACGATATTGGAAGGCCACTGGAAGGAATCGCCAATAAAGTAGTTGATATTGATCTAATCACCATTATAAAGGATGTACATGAGAACAACAGAAGTTATGAGAATGAAGTTCACACAAAGGATGACAGATGGTATTTCCTAAAAGTTCTTCCATACTTTATATCAAATGACAAATATTCCGGTATAGTTCTTACAGTAATAGACATAACCACTCTCAAAAAAACGCAGCGTACCCTTGAAAAGAAAGAAATGTGGCAAGAAGAAGCCGCATCTATCGCTAAAGTAGGTGGGTGGGAGATCGATACATCTACAATGAAAACAATCTGGACTGAAGAAGTTTACAGAATACACGAAGTAGAACCTGATTTTGATCATGATGTCCACAATGGAATTGATTTCTACCATCCTGATGACAGGCCTATAATTGAAAACGCAGTTAAAAATGCCCTTGAAAAAGGGAATCCTTTTGATCTTAAGCTGCGTCTCATAACCAATAAGGGAAAGATAAAATGGGTCAGAGCAATAGGAAAAGCAGAAAAAAATGAAAATAAAATCGTCAGGGTTTACGGGGCTTTTCAGGATATCACAGAACAATCAAATATGATATCGGAGCTTGAAAATGCAAGAAATAAGTATGATGTACTTTATGAAATGATAACAAGCCCGGCAATTGTCTGCAATTGTGAATCTACCGGTAAATGTGATATCAAGGAAATTAATTGTGCCGCAGAAAATATCTTTTCCGTTAAGCGAGAGAATGTAGTTGGGAACAAACTGTTTGAATTGCTACCGGATAAGGATGGAACCTTAGAGGAATTGATTCTCAGTGTAAAGAAAAATGGATTGCCTTCTCACATTGACTCATATACATTTGATGTTGAAAATACCAACGGAAAGTATGAAATTTATATGTACATGCTTCCCAATGGAGAAATTGTAATTATATTCTATAGTATAGATTAG
- a CDS encoding PLDc N-terminal domain-containing protein, translated as MKFNQKAVNSIMKWLILALVVLIVIPFTFKIGQLLWGIILLFFAFWVNMLVDCLQRNETEFPVKGQNEKLIWSMVLIFLNLIGAFLYFALVFTKYNETADPKNSKNVN; from the coding sequence ATGAAATTTAATCAAAAAGCTGTAAATTCAATAATGAAATGGCTAATTCTGGCATTAGTTGTGCTGATAGTAATTCCTTTCACATTTAAAATTGGCCAATTGCTCTGGGGGATAATACTATTGTTTTTTGCGTTCTGGGTGAATATGCTTGTTGATTGCCTGCAGAGAAATGAAACTGAATTTCCCGTGAAGGGGCAGAATGAAAAACTAATCTGGTCAATGGTCCTGATATTTCTTAACCTGATAGGAGCATTTCTTTATTTTGCACTTGTATTCACAAAATACAATGAAACTGCTGACCCCAAAAACAGTAAAAATGTGAATTGA
- a CDS encoding rubrerythrin family protein — MSSKDNLKAAFTGESMANRTYLAFAAKADAEGYTQVAKLFRAAAAAETIHALNHLKRMGGIGSTEDNLKEAINGETYEFESMYPSFIEEAEKEGDDKALWSFKVANEVEKTHAALYEKALKELGSNEETDYYVCSVCGHTHEGKPEDNCPVCGAPASKFDKID; from the coding sequence ATGAGTTCCAAAGATAACCTTAAAGCAGCATTTACCGGTGAATCAATGGCAAACAGGACATACCTGGCCTTTGCAGCAAAAGCTGATGCAGAAGGATACACTCAGGTAGCTAAACTTTTCAGGGCTGCAGCAGCTGCTGAAACAATCCATGCACTAAATCACCTCAAACGTATGGGTGGCATCGGTTCAACAGAGGATAACCTGAAAGAGGCTATCAATGGCGAAACTTATGAATTTGAGAGTATGTACCCTTCCTTTATTGAAGAAGCAGAAAAGGAAGGCGATGACAAGGCTCTCTGGAGTTTCAAGGTCGCAAACGAAGTGGAAAAAACCCACGCAGCTCTTTACGAAAAAGCCCTTAAAGAACTTGGCAGCAACGAAGAAACAGATTACTACGTTTGCAGCGTCTGCGGACATACCCACGAAGGCAAACCTGAAGATAACTGTCCTGTCTGCGGTGCACCTGCATCCAAATTTGATAAGATTGACTAA
- the trxB gene encoding thioredoxin-disulfide reductase — MYDLVIIGGGPAGMTAGIYAVRYGLDTLVLEKNVVPGQIATADRVENYPGFPSISGMELMNKFREHAEQTGVKTQSADVKTVKDEGDKKIIVTDNGDFEALAVIVATGANPRRLGVPGEDEFLTKGVSYCATCDGPFYSGLNVIVVGGGESAVTDALILSDIAEKVYVVHRRDELRACSLLQKRAFDKENITFIWDTVVQEIKGSDLVEKVVLRNTKTDELTEMEIDGLFIYVGINPNTSMVDVEKKGAGFIVTDDKMESSVSGIFAAGDCRRTSMWQVVTAVSDGAVAAISAHEYITAIKYEN, encoded by the coding sequence ATGTATGATCTTGTGATTATTGGCGGAGGGCCTGCGGGAATGACAGCAGGCATCTATGCCGTGCGCTACGGTCTGGATACCCTTGTGCTGGAAAAGAACGTTGTCCCCGGCCAGATAGCAACCGCTGACAGGGTTGAGAATTACCCCGGTTTTCCTTCCATATCAGGAATGGAACTCATGAACAAGTTCAGGGAGCATGCAGAGCAAACTGGTGTCAAAACCCAAAGTGCAGATGTAAAAACCGTCAAAGATGAAGGTGACAAAAAGATTATTGTCACTGACAACGGCGATTTTGAAGCTCTGGCAGTAATCGTTGCAACAGGAGCAAATCCAAGACGACTTGGTGTTCCCGGTGAAGATGAATTCCTGACAAAAGGAGTTTCCTATTGCGCCACATGTGACGGTCCTTTTTACTCGGGACTGAATGTAATCGTAGTAGGTGGAGGAGAGTCTGCAGTTACCGATGCACTCATACTTTCCGATATTGCCGAGAAAGTCTATGTGGTTCACAGGCGTGATGAACTTAGAGCCTGTTCTCTTCTTCAGAAAAGAGCTTTTGATAAAGAGAATATCACATTCATCTGGGACACAGTTGTTCAGGAGATAAAGGGCAGCGACCTTGTTGAAAAAGTGGTCCTCAGGAATACAAAAACAGATGAACTGACTGAAATGGAAATTGATGGCCTTTTCATCTATGTTGGTATTAACCCAAACACATCTATGGTGGATGTAGAAAAGAAAGGTGCAGGTTTCATTGTAACCGATGATAAAATGGAATCCTCTGTTTCCGGCATTTTTGCAGCAGGTGACTGTCGCAGGACTTCCATGTGGCAGGTGGTTACAGCTGTCTCAGATGGTGCGGTTGCAGCCATATCGGCACATGAATACATTACAGCTATTAAATATGAAAATTAG
- a CDS encoding glutaredoxin family protein, with translation MVKVTLVHSEWCHFCPTAKKIWRELKEQCDFEYEEVELDTPEGKELAKKFKIRSIPTTIIDDKVAFVGVPDKAQASNVCDAS, from the coding sequence ATGGTTAAAGTTACTTTAGTACATTCGGAATGGTGTCATTTTTGTCCTACTGCAAAAAAAATATGGCGCGAACTTAAGGAACAGTGTGATTTTGAGTACGAGGAAGTAGAACTGGACACTCCTGAGGGAAAAGAACTTGCAAAGAAGTTCAAGATCCGCTCAATACCTACAACAATCATTGATGATAAGGTTGCATTTGTAGGAGTTCCTGACAAAGCCCAGGCAAGCAATGTTTGTGATGCTAGCTGA
- a CDS encoding DUF2023 family protein, whose translation MQVLRHHIYEYQKGLRHLILHTSTTDLENEITDLLEKKNVNYHIQKASDKKINVFFGDRRCISVLKKIGNKSLSDYTPEEDFILGTMLGYDRIQQCDRYLKRKSKSQSQSAGVYFTCDHRHVSASCQQEIQI comes from the coding sequence ATGCAAGTTTTACGCCATCATATCTATGAATACCAGAAAGGTCTGAGGCATTTGATATTACATACTTCTACCACAGACTTAGAAAATGAGATAACTGACCTGCTTGAAAAAAAGAATGTCAACTATCATATCCAGAAAGCTTCGGATAAAAAGATCAATGTCTTTTTTGGTGATAGGAGATGTATCAGTGTTCTCAAAAAGATAGGGAATAAAAGTCTTTCAGATTACACTCCTGAGGAAGACTTTATACTTGGAACAATGCTGGGTTATGATAGAATACAGCAATGTGACCGATACCTCAAAAGAAAAAGCAAAAGTCAAAGTCAAAGTGCAGGAGTCTATTTTACTTGCGATCATCGGCATGTATCAGCAAGCTGTCAGCAGGAAATCCAGATTTGA